The Vicia villosa cultivar HV-30 ecotype Madison, WI linkage group LG1, Vvil1.0, whole genome shotgun sequence genome includes a region encoding these proteins:
- the LOC131655509 gene encoding uncharacterized protein LOC131655509 has translation MAGRNDAALAAALQAMAQSVQNNNNQNAGDLQFRNLEKFQSNKPPKFEGGIIDPDTAQKWLKAVEKIFRTMGCNEDQKVQFGTHMLEGEAEDWWDNSRQRLEAAGNVITWAVFRAEFLEKYFPEDARSKREIEFLELKQGNMSVDEYAARFEELVKYCPHYNTNEAMNSKCIKFENGLRPEIKQGIACQKIRNYPELVRRSRIYDNDNRARIAHYKAVNDRRGNQNRGKPYSVPADKGKQKVAFGKKPSGGGFASKPIVCFKCGTEGHRANECQKDVKKCFKCGKTSHIVADCKTRVPTCYNCGEEGHISTHCQKPKKAQGNGKVFALVGAQSTSDDRTIKGTCFIHNTPLIAIIDTGATHSFISVDCVRRLGIVPSTLDRRMTIETPSIGSVVTSQACLNCPLTIFGRNFGVDLICLPLGNLDVILGMNWLEFNHVYIDCFRKRLLFLTPEEEALADSLSTKEMKVLLEDEAKMFAVFASLSVESETSIEEIPVVKEFLEVFPGDITELPPEREVEFSIDLIPGTRPISMAPYRMSASELAELKAQIGELLDKKFIRPNYRQLNKVTIMNKYPLPRIDDLMDQLVGARVFSKIDLRSGYHQIRVKEGDIQKTAFRTRYGHYEYAVMPFGVSNAPGVFMEYMNRIFNSYLDRFIVVFIDDILIYSKSEEEHAEHLRIALQVLKDNRLFAKFSKCEFWLGTVSFLGHVISGDGIAVDPSKVSAVLQWEPPKTVTEIRSFLGLAGYYRRFIEGFSNLALPLTQLTRKGQAFVWDAACEECFEELNKKLTTAPVLILPNPSEPFVVYCDASKMGL, from the exons ATGGCAGGAAGGAATGATGCTGCTCTTGCTGCTGCACTGCAAGCTATGGCGCAGTCGGTGCAGAATAACAACAATCAAAATGCTGGAGATCTGCAGTTCCGTAACTTGGAGAAGTTCCAGAGCAATAAACCGCCTAAGTTTGAAGGTGGTATTATTGATCCAGATACTGCACAGAAATGGTTGAAGGCTGTTGAGAAGATATTTAGAACCATGGGATGCAATGAGGATCAAAAGGTACAGTTTGGTACGCATATGCTGGAAGGTGAAGCTGAGGACTGGTGGGATAACAGTCGTCAGAGATTGGAAGCTGCAGGTAATGTGATTACTTGGGCAGTGTTTCGAGCTGAGTTTCTGGAAAAGTACTTTCCGGAAGATGCTCGAAGCAAAAGGGAGATTGAGTTCCTGGAATTGAAGCAGGGGAATATGTCTGTTGATGAGTATGCTGCTCGATTCGAAGAGTTGGTGAAATATTGCCCTCATTACAATACTAACGAGGCTATGAATTCCaaatgcatcaagtttgagaacgggTTGCGTcccgagattaaacagggtattgCTTGTCAGAAGATAAGGAATTATCCAGAGCTGGTGAGAAGAAGCCGAATTTATGACAATGATAACAGGGCCAGGATTGCACATTACAAAGCTGTGAATGATCGGAGGGGTAATCAGAATCGTGGGAAACCGTATAGTGTTCCTGCTGACAAAGGAAAACAGAAGGTTGCTTTTGggaagaagccaagtgggggaggatttGCTTCAAAGCCCATTGTTTGCTTCAAGTGTGGTACCGAGGGACACCGTGCTAATGAGTGTCAGAAGGATGTGAAGAAGTGCTTCAAATGTGGGAAAACAAGTCATATAGTGGCAGATTGTAAGACCAGAGTGCctacttgctacaactgtggtgaggaaGGGCATATCAGCACTCACTGTCAGAAGCCAAAGAAAGCGCAGGGTAATGGCAAGGTGTTTGCATTGGTAGGAGCCCAGTCTACTAGTGATGACAGAACAATCAAAGGTACTTGTTTCATCCATAACActcctttgattgctattattgatacgggtgcaaCCCACTCGTTTATTTCTGTTGATTGTGTGAGGAGATTGGGAATTGTGCCGTCCACTTTAGATAGGAGAATGACAATTGAAACTCCATCTATTGGTTCTGTGGTTACTTCTCAAGCgtgtttgaattgtcctttgACTATCTTTGGTAGGAACTTTGGAGTGGACTTAATTTGTTTGCCACTCGGTAATCTAGACGTTAtattgggaatgaactggttagagttCAATCATGTGTATATTGACTGCTTTAGAAAGAGGTTATTGTTCCTGACTCCAGAAGAAGAAGCGTTGGCGGACTCGTTATCTACCAAGGAGATGAAAGTATTGTTAGAGGATGAAGCCAAGATGTTTGCTGTGTTTGCCTCACTATCAGTTGAGAGCGAAACATCAATTGAAGAGATACCGGTGGTGAAAGAATTTCTCGAAGTATTTCCTGGGGATATTACAGAGTTGCCTCCAGAGAGGGAAGTCGAATTTTCTATTGATCTTATTCCGGGTACTAGGCCTATTTCTATGGCGCCGTACCGAATGTCTGCATCAGAATTGGCGGAGTTGAAGGCTCAGATTGGAGAATTGCTTGATAAGAAATTTATTCGGccga ATTACCGTCAGTTGAATAAAGTAACCATTATGAATAAGTATCCGTTGCCAagaattgatgatttaatggatcagctTGTTGGTGCTCgcgtatttagtaaaattgatttgagatcGGGGTACCATCAGATTAGAGTGAAGGAAGGAGACATTCAGAAGACCGCCTTTAGAACTCGTTATGGACACTACGAATATGCAGTGATGCCTTTCGGAGTGTCTAACGCGccaggtgtttttatggaatacatGAACCGTATATTTAATTCGTATTTGGATCGGTTTATTGTGGTATTCATCGATGACATATTAATTTACTCTAAGTCGGAAGAGGAGCATGCAGAACACTTGAGAATTGCGTTGCAAGTATTGAAGGATAATAGGTTATTCGCAAAGTTCtcgaagtgtgagttttggttgggaACCGTGAGTTTCTTAGGACATGTTATTTCAGGTGATGGAATAGCAGTTGACCCATCTAAAGTAAGTGCAGTACTTCAATGGGAACCTCCGAAGACAGTGACAGAGATTAGAAGCTTTTTGGGTTTGGCAGGATATTATCGCAgatttattgaaggattttccaATTTGGCGTTACCCTTAACTCAGTTGACGAGGAAGGGTCAAGCCTTTGTATGGGATGCGGCGTGTGAGGAATGTTTCGAAGAGTTGAATAAGAAGCTGACAACAGCGCCAGTGTTGATTCTACCGAATCCAAGTGAGCCGTTTGTTGTGTACTGCGATGCGTCTAAAATGGGATTATGA